One region of Trinickia violacea genomic DNA includes:
- a CDS encoding glutamine amidotransferase codes for MAIRHVYFEDLGTLERVLGERGVALRYLDVGLACLDAPDPAAATLTVVLGGPISAFDDAAYPTLRPILSLLEKRIAAGLPTLGICLGAQLIARVLGARVYPAATKELGWSPLRLTAAGQASPLRHLDGAHTSMFHWHGDTFDLPAGATHLASTPACENQVFSWGDHVLGFQCHPEIRAERFEPWLIGNAGDIAATPGVDAQQLRADTVRFGPALEIAARKTFDEWLDTAGAAKRK; via the coding sequence TTGGCTATTCGCCATGTGTACTTCGAGGATTTAGGGACTCTCGAACGCGTGCTGGGCGAGCGCGGCGTGGCGCTGCGCTATCTGGACGTCGGCCTGGCGTGCCTCGATGCGCCGGACCCGGCCGCGGCAACGCTGACCGTGGTGCTCGGCGGGCCGATCAGCGCGTTTGACGACGCTGCCTACCCGACACTCAGGCCGATTCTTTCCCTGCTCGAAAAACGCATCGCCGCCGGGCTTCCGACGCTCGGAATTTGCCTCGGCGCGCAACTGATCGCGCGCGTGCTCGGGGCGCGCGTCTATCCGGCGGCTACCAAGGAGCTCGGCTGGAGCCCGCTCAGGCTGACTGCCGCGGGACAGGCTTCGCCGCTGCGCCATCTCGACGGCGCGCATACCTCGATGTTCCATTGGCACGGCGACACCTTCGACCTTCCGGCCGGCGCCACGCATCTTGCCTCCACGCCGGCTTGCGAAAACCAGGTGTTTTCGTGGGGCGATCACGTGCTCGGGTTTCAATGCCATCCGGAGATTCGCGCCGAACGGTTCGAGCCCTGGCTTATCGGCAATGCGGGAGACATCGCCGCGACGCCGGGTGTCGACGCACAGCAATTGCGTGCCGACACGGTCCGTTTCGGCCCTGCGCTCGAGATCGCCGCGCGCAAGACCTTCGATGAATGGCTCGACACGGCAGGCGCGGCGAAGCGTAAATAG
- a CDS encoding MarR family winged helix-turn-helix transcriptional regulator, translating into MSEGVYGEQATGRVTHSLLRLSTAMRSQAWEWAEGAGLTPTQGEILVLLMQRKGPMRLGEIARETALTAATTSDAVSTLETKGLVEKRRALDDGRALAVRLTARGRTAAKRALQWPDFLSEAIGTLRDEEQAVFYRTLLKMIRQLQVQGDIPQHRMCVTCTHFEPSKNPKKTPHRCKLLELSFADTDLRLDCSVHEEADVGTQKKTWKIFAQQG; encoded by the coding sequence ATGAGCGAAGGTGTATACGGAGAGCAAGCAACCGGGCGCGTGACGCACAGCCTGTTACGGTTGAGCACGGCCATGCGCAGCCAGGCATGGGAGTGGGCCGAAGGCGCCGGCCTGACGCCGACGCAGGGCGAGATCCTCGTCTTGCTGATGCAGCGCAAGGGTCCGATGCGCTTGGGCGAGATCGCGCGCGAGACGGCATTGACGGCCGCGACGACGAGCGATGCGGTCAGCACGCTCGAAACCAAGGGCCTCGTCGAAAAGCGCCGTGCGCTCGACGACGGCCGCGCACTGGCCGTGCGCCTGACGGCTCGCGGCCGTACCGCGGCCAAGCGCGCGCTGCAGTGGCCGGACTTCCTGTCCGAAGCGATCGGCACGCTGCGCGACGAAGAGCAGGCCGTGTTCTATCGCACGCTGCTGAAGATGATTCGCCAGCTGCAAGTGCAGGGCGACATTCCGCAGCACCGGATGTGCGTGACTTGCACGCACTTCGAGCCGAGCAAGAATCCGAAGAAGACGCCGCATCGCTGCAAGCTGCTCGAGCTGTCGTTTGCCGACACGGACTTGCGTCTCGATTGTTCGGTCCACGAAGAAGCCGACGTCGGCACGCAGAAAAAGACCTGGAAGATTTTCGCGCAGCAAGGCTGA
- a CDS encoding YbdK family carboxylate-amine ligase gives MSLEAFINSKPFTFGVELEIQVVNTHDYDLTKAASDLMRIVKDEKIPGNITPEITESMIELSTGICTSHEQAVADLRKIRDTLVAAADHLNVGLCGGGTHAFQQWSERQIFDTPRFQYLSELYGYLAKQFTVFGQHVHIGCPDPDSALFMLHSMSRFIPHFIALSASSPYVQGVDTGFHSARLNSVFAFPLSGRAPFVLTWDSFEEYFSKMVKTGVVNSMKDFYWDIRPKPGFGTIEVRVMDTPLSVDRAAAIACYIQTLARHLLLDKPVTPKEDDYLVYTFNRFEACRFGLAGMCINPQTGERRSISEDILETLDAIAPHAEVLGSKAALTEVAAIARGQVNDATWLRGVFDKEKSLHEAVRQQCLQWRG, from the coding sequence ATGTCGCTCGAAGCCTTCATCAACTCCAAGCCTTTCACATTCGGCGTGGAGCTCGAGATCCAGGTCGTCAACACGCACGACTATGATCTGACCAAAGCCGCGTCGGATCTGATGCGGATCGTCAAGGACGAGAAAATCCCGGGCAACATCACGCCCGAAATCACCGAAAGCATGATCGAGCTGTCGACGGGCATCTGCACGTCGCACGAACAGGCCGTGGCCGATCTGCGCAAGATCCGCGACACGCTCGTCGCGGCGGCCGATCACCTGAACGTCGGCCTGTGCGGCGGCGGCACGCACGCGTTCCAGCAATGGAGCGAGCGGCAGATTTTCGATACGCCACGCTTTCAGTACCTTTCCGAGCTTTACGGATATCTCGCGAAACAGTTCACGGTGTTCGGGCAGCACGTGCATATCGGCTGCCCGGACCCGGACAGCGCGCTTTTCATGCTGCATTCGATGTCGCGCTTCATTCCGCATTTCATCGCGTTGTCGGCCTCGTCGCCCTACGTGCAAGGCGTGGACACCGGTTTTCATTCGGCACGCCTGAATTCCGTGTTCGCGTTTCCGCTTTCGGGCCGCGCGCCGTTCGTGCTGACCTGGGACAGCTTCGAGGAATATTTCTCGAAGATGGTCAAAACGGGCGTCGTCAACAGCATGAAGGACTTCTACTGGGACATCCGGCCAAAGCCCGGTTTCGGCACGATCGAGGTGCGCGTGATGGATACACCGCTGTCCGTCGATCGCGCCGCGGCGATCGCGTGCTACATCCAGACGCTCGCGCGCCATCTGCTGCTCGACAAGCCTGTGACGCCGAAAGAGGACGATTACCTCGTCTATACGTTCAACCGGTTCGAGGCATGCCGCTTCGGTCTGGCGGGCATGTGCATCAATCCGCAGACGGGCGAGCGCCGTTCGATTTCCGAGGACATTCTCGAAACGCTGGATGCGATCGCGCCGCATGCCGAGGTGCTCGGCTCGAAGGCGGCGCTCACCGAGGTTGCTGCCATTGCGCGCGGGCAAGTCAACGACGCGACCTGGCTGCGCGGCGTATTCGACAAGGAAAAGTCGCTGCACGAAGCCGTCCGGCAGCAGTGCTTGCAGTGGCGCGGCTAG
- a CDS encoding cation:proton antiporter: MKSAFSFFPVWPLVPDAIFWAGLAMLAAGLLGELCYRAWHLPRISGYGVIGLIAGAAGLGVIDASTGGTSRLLLDVALGLLLFELGGRLDLRWIRRNPWLIASSLAEATLTFILVFVVLMFLRVPVIVAVVLASIAMATSPAMVIQLKTELRAEGQVTQRLLTLTALNSMYAVVIEKLVSGWVHQETYGNVFATIVQPLYLLVGSLILAFLLARACTFLYRRFNLQDEHSFVALFGLVLLAIAIAHLFRLSTILSLLAAGIIVKNLVAKPQLWPQHFGTAGWLLTVILFVLTLTSFEWQDIALGGIAAIGLIVARFVAKLVGVLAFAKPSGLNWKQGAALGLSLSPMSALAYLLVQDTYDLFPKFDPMLSAVVMCSIVVLQIVGPWLVYRSLTLVGERRDI; this comes from the coding sequence ATGAAATCGGCGTTTTCATTCTTTCCCGTTTGGCCGCTCGTGCCCGACGCCATCTTTTGGGCGGGCCTCGCGATGCTCGCCGCGGGTTTGCTCGGCGAACTCTGCTATCGGGCCTGGCATTTGCCGCGTATCTCGGGCTACGGCGTGATCGGACTGATCGCCGGTGCCGCGGGCTTGGGCGTGATCGATGCGAGCACCGGAGGCACGTCGCGCCTGTTGCTCGACGTCGCGCTCGGCTTGCTGCTGTTCGAGCTCGGCGGCCGGCTCGACTTGCGGTGGATCCGCCGCAATCCCTGGCTCATCGCCTCGAGCCTCGCGGAAGCCACGCTGACTTTCATCCTCGTGTTCGTCGTGTTGATGTTCCTGCGCGTGCCGGTGATCGTCGCGGTCGTGCTCGCGTCGATCGCCATGGCGACGTCGCCCGCCATGGTGATTCAGCTGAAGACCGAGCTGCGCGCCGAAGGGCAGGTGACGCAACGTCTCCTGACGCTTACCGCGCTCAACAGCATGTACGCCGTCGTCATCGAGAAGCTCGTATCGGGCTGGGTGCATCAGGAAACGTATGGCAACGTCTTCGCGACGATCGTTCAGCCGCTCTATCTGCTCGTCGGCTCGCTGATTCTCGCGTTCTTGCTCGCGCGCGCTTGTACCTTCCTGTATCGGCGCTTCAATTTGCAGGATGAGCATTCGTTCGTCGCGCTGTTCGGGCTCGTGCTGCTCGCGATCGCGATTGCGCATCTGTTCAGGCTCTCGACGATCCTGAGCCTGCTGGCCGCCGGCATCATCGTGAAGAATCTGGTAGCGAAGCCGCAGTTGTGGCCGCAGCATTTCGGCACGGCGGGGTGGCTGCTCACCGTCATCTTGTTCGTGCTGACGCTGACGTCGTTCGAATGGCAGGACATCGCGCTTGGCGGCATCGCGGCGATTGGACTGATCGTCGCGCGGTTCGTCGCGAAGCTCGTCGGCGTGCTCGCGTTCGCCAAGCCGAGCGGGCTCAACTGGAAGCAGGGCGCCGCGCTCGGCTTGTCGCTCTCGCCGATGTCGGCGCTTGCCTATTTGCTCGTCCAAGATACTTACGACCTGTTCCCGAAGTTCGATCCGATGCTGAGCGCGGTCGTCATGTGCTCGATCGTGGTGTTGCAGATCGTGGGTCCGTGGCTCGTATATCGCAGCCTGACGCTCGTCGGCGAACGCCGCGACATTTGA
- the mnmC gene encoding bifunctional tRNA (5-methylaminomethyl-2-thiouridine)(34)-methyltransferase MnmD/FAD-dependent 5-carboxymethylaminomethyl-2-thiouridine(34) oxidoreductase MnmC has protein sequence MTDPLIPATLAFRDDGTLFSPAYDDIYHSAVGALAQAHHVFIAGNGLPQRWRERRVFTIVETGFGAGGNFLATWAAWRADPTRCERLHFVSIEKHPFSQLDLRAVHGRIVADATISPLAQQLGDAWPMLVPGMHRLEFEGGRVTLTLAFGDALELLPKLWLRADAFYLDGFSPAKNPDMWSLPVFKSLARLAGDGATFATYTSAGDVKRSLEQAGFSYKKVEGFGWKRAMLVGEFAPRWRVRRHEPPMPLTVGERHAIVIGAGLAGCSLTERLAARGWRISLIDRHAAAAREASGNPAGVFHPLISRDDSVASRITRAGFLYALRRWSALEQRGYAFQRSTLGLLHLAIDADETRAMTDAIISLGYPADFVTPASQTDAQALANVALTGGGWLYPRGGSLDPGALCQAQCEAAGDLLTRHFGVEVQRIERVDDRWCVIDAAGRPVASASVVIFANACDAARVAGLHQAPTRIVRGQLTLLPAGVASDLRVPLIGEGYAVPLAHGITLTGATYEVDDADRAMRAPGHLENLERLAQLMPDVADELTATDPGMLEGRVAFRCVTSDRLPMAGALADEGAASRDAAALRGAWPLDLPRADGLYGAFAYGSRGLVWATLAAELIASQIEGEPWPIERDLAESIDPARYLLRALRHGALD, from the coding sequence ATGACCGACCCGCTCATCCCCGCCACACTTGCGTTTCGCGACGACGGCACGCTGTTCTCCCCGGCCTACGACGACATTTATCACAGTGCTGTCGGCGCACTCGCGCAAGCGCATCACGTGTTCATCGCGGGCAATGGACTGCCGCAGCGCTGGCGTGAGCGGCGCGTCTTCACGATCGTCGAGACAGGCTTCGGAGCCGGCGGCAACTTCCTCGCGACCTGGGCCGCATGGCGTGCCGACCCGACGCGTTGCGAGCGGCTGCACTTCGTGTCGATCGAAAAACATCCGTTTTCACAGCTGGATTTGCGTGCAGTTCACGGCCGGATCGTTGCAGATGCAACCATATCGCCGCTTGCGCAGCAGCTTGGCGATGCATGGCCGATGCTCGTGCCCGGCATGCACCGGCTCGAATTCGAAGGCGGGCGCGTGACCTTAACGCTCGCATTCGGCGACGCGCTCGAGCTCCTGCCGAAACTGTGGCTGCGCGCCGATGCTTTCTATCTAGACGGATTCTCGCCGGCGAAGAATCCGGACATGTGGTCGCTTCCGGTCTTCAAGTCGCTTGCACGTCTAGCCGGGGATGGCGCGACGTTCGCCACTTATACGAGCGCCGGCGACGTCAAGCGCTCGCTCGAACAGGCCGGTTTCAGCTACAAGAAAGTGGAAGGCTTCGGCTGGAAACGGGCAATGCTGGTCGGGGAATTTGCGCCTCGCTGGCGCGTACGGCGTCATGAGCCGCCGATGCCGCTTACCGTCGGCGAGCGGCATGCGATCGTGATCGGCGCTGGCCTTGCCGGTTGCTCGCTGACCGAGCGGTTGGCCGCGCGCGGTTGGCGCATCAGTTTGATCGACCGGCACGCGGCCGCCGCGCGCGAAGCATCGGGCAATCCGGCTGGTGTATTCCACCCGCTGATTTCACGCGACGACAGCGTCGCCTCGCGCATCACACGTGCAGGTTTTCTCTATGCACTAAGACGCTGGAGCGCGCTCGAACAACGCGGCTACGCATTCCAGCGCAGCACACTCGGCCTTTTGCATCTCGCCATCGATGCAGACGAAACGCGTGCGATGACCGACGCCATCATCTCGCTCGGCTATCCGGCGGACTTCGTCACGCCGGCTTCGCAGACGGACGCACAAGCGCTCGCGAACGTTGCGCTAACCGGCGGTGGCTGGCTCTATCCGCGCGGCGGGTCGCTCGATCCTGGCGCGCTGTGCCAAGCGCAATGCGAAGCAGCCGGCGACTTGCTCACGCGGCACTTCGGCGTGGAGGTGCAGCGCATCGAACGCGTTGACGATCGATGGTGCGTCATCGATGCGGCAGGCCGGCCGGTTGCGTCCGCGTCCGTGGTGATCTTCGCGAACGCCTGCGATGCCGCGCGCGTCGCGGGACTTCACCAAGCTCCGACGCGCATCGTGCGCGGCCAACTGACGCTGTTGCCCGCAGGCGTCGCCTCTGACTTGCGCGTGCCGTTGATCGGCGAGGGCTATGCCGTGCCGCTCGCCCACGGCATCACGCTGACCGGCGCGACATACGAAGTCGACGATGCCGATCGCGCCATGCGCGCACCGGGCCATCTAGAAAATCTCGAACGGCTTGCGCAACTGATGCCGGATGTTGCCGACGAACTCACGGCGACTGACCCGGGCATGCTCGAAGGACGCGTCGCGTTTCGCTGCGTCACCAGCGATCGTTTGCCGATGGCCGGCGCGCTGGCCGACGAAGGCGCAGCGTCGCGCGACGCGGCGGCCCTGCGCGGCGCATGGCCGCTCGACCTGCCGCGCGCCGACGGTCTCTATGGCGCCTTCGCCTACGGTTCGCGCGGCCTTGTCTGGGCGACGCTTGCCGCTGAGTTGATCGCCTCGCAGATCGAAGGCGAGCCTTGGCCGATCGAACGGGATCTGGCCGAAAGCATCGACCCCGCGCGCTATCTATTGCGCGCGCTGCGTCACGGCGCACTCGATTGA
- a CDS encoding HU family DNA-binding protein, translating into MNKQELIDAVAAQTGASKAQTGETLDTLLEVIKKSVSKGDAVQLIGFGSFGSGKRAARTGRNPKTGETIKIPAAKTVKFTAGKAFKDAVNKR; encoded by the coding sequence ATGAACAAACAGGAACTGATCGACGCCGTCGCTGCTCAGACGGGCGCCAGCAAGGCTCAAACCGGCGAAACGCTGGACACGCTGCTCGAAGTGATCAAGAAGTCAGTCTCGAAGGGCGACGCGGTTCAACTGATCGGCTTCGGCAGCTTCGGCTCGGGCAAGCGCGCAGCACGTACCGGCCGCAACCCGAAGACCGGCGAGACCATCAAGATCCCGGCCGCGAAGACTGTCAAGTTCACGGCTGGCAAGGCGTTCAAGGACGCCGTCAACAAGCGCTAA
- the zigA gene encoding zinc metallochaperone GTPase ZigA, translating to MNQPPLPVTVLSGFLGAGKTTLLNHILANRAGLRVAVIVNDLAAVNIDATLVRDAASLSHVEEQLVEMSNGCICCTLRDDLLTEIRRLAGEQRFDAILIESTGIAEPMPIAETFTFVDDDGVSLSDVARLDTMVTVVDAFNFLRDYACADALAERGLAATEEDDRTLVELLIEQIEFCDVLVVNKADLVSADDLARLQHILARINPRAAQVVSRFGDVPLDAVLDTKRFDFDEASNAPGWLQSLEHEHDHSGEADEYGIGNFVYRARRPFHPARLWALLHEEWQGVLRSKGFFWLATRNDVAGSLSQAGGACRHGPAGYWWAAQDKSEWPQDDELAEEIAADWHGDPDDTMIGDRRQELVMIGIGLDVKAWREKFDACLLTDDEFAQGPHAWSHFPDPFPAWDLDAHDDESGDAEIVHRH from the coding sequence ATGAACCAGCCGCCACTGCCCGTCACCGTGCTGTCCGGTTTTCTCGGCGCGGGCAAAACCACGCTCCTGAACCATATCCTCGCGAATCGCGCGGGCCTGCGGGTCGCGGTGATCGTCAACGATCTCGCCGCCGTCAATATCGATGCGACGCTCGTGCGCGATGCCGCGTCGCTATCGCATGTCGAGGAGCAGCTCGTCGAGATGTCGAACGGCTGCATCTGCTGCACGCTGCGCGACGACCTGCTGACCGAAATCCGCCGCCTCGCCGGCGAGCAGCGTTTCGACGCCATCCTGATCGAATCGACCGGCATCGCCGAGCCGATGCCGATCGCCGAGACCTTCACCTTCGTCGACGACGACGGCGTGTCGCTCTCCGACGTCGCGCGCCTCGATACGATGGTGACCGTCGTCGATGCCTTCAACTTCCTGCGCGACTACGCTTGCGCGGACGCGCTCGCCGAACGCGGTCTCGCCGCGACCGAGGAGGACGACCGCACGCTCGTCGAACTCCTGATCGAGCAGATCGAGTTTTGCGACGTGCTCGTCGTCAACAAGGCCGATCTCGTCAGCGCAGACGATCTCGCTCGCCTGCAGCACATCCTCGCGCGCATCAATCCGCGCGCCGCGCAAGTCGTAAGCCGCTTCGGCGATGTGCCGCTCGATGCCGTGCTCGACACGAAGCGCTTCGACTTCGACGAGGCGTCGAACGCGCCGGGCTGGCTGCAGTCACTCGAGCATGAACACGATCACAGCGGCGAAGCCGACGAATACGGCATCGGCAACTTCGTTTATCGCGCACGCCGGCCGTTTCATCCGGCGCGTTTGTGGGCGCTGTTGCACGAAGAATGGCAAGGCGTGCTGCGCAGCAAGGGCTTCTTCTGGCTCGCGACGCGCAACGACGTCGCGGGTTCGCTGTCGCAGGCGGGCGGCGCCTGCCGGCATGGTCCGGCAGGCTACTGGTGGGCGGCGCAAGACAAGAGCGAATGGCCGCAAGATGACGAACTTGCCGAGGAAATCGCTGCCGATTGGCACGGCGATCCGGACGACACTATGATCGGCGACCGCCGCCAGGAACTGGTGATGATCGGCATCGGGCTCGATGTGAAGGCGTGGCGCGAGAAGTTCGACGCGTGCCTCCTGACCGACGACGAATTCGCGCAAGGCCCGCACGCGTGGTCGCACTTCCCCGACCCCTTCCCCGCCTGGGATCTCGATGCCCACGACGACGAATCCGGCGATGCCGAAATCGTGCATCGACATTGA
- a CDS encoding lytic transglycosylase domain-containing protein has translation MKIAFLILSAALGACLASSPARADCFDEAAKYQKVNPLILRAIAWQESHNRPEALHKNANGSTDYGLMQINSIHLPTLAQYGISSGTLMEPCKNVYIAAWHLRQKMNKYGNTWQAVGAYHSETPSLRDKYARQIADILTQWKLLQAQR, from the coding sequence ATGAAAATAGCCTTTCTGATTCTTTCCGCAGCACTCGGCGCTTGCCTCGCAAGCTCACCGGCGCGCGCGGACTGCTTCGACGAAGCAGCCAAGTATCAGAAGGTGAATCCATTGATCCTCCGCGCGATCGCCTGGCAGGAATCGCATAATCGGCCCGAAGCGCTGCACAAGAATGCCAACGGCTCGACTGACTACGGCCTCATGCAGATCAACTCGATTCATCTGCCCACGCTCGCGCAGTACGGCATCTCGAGCGGCACGCTGATGGAACCCTGCAAGAACGTCTACATCGCCGCGTGGCACCTGCGCCAGAAAATGAACAAGTACGGCAACACCTGGCAGGCAGTCGGCGCCTACCATTCCGAGACGCCGTCGCTGCGCGACAAGTACGCACGCCAGATCGCCGACATCCTCACCCAGTGGAAGCTGCTGCAGGCGCAACGCTGA
- the gspD gene encoding type II secretion system secretin GspD, whose product MTRNRMALRRIASALLVAGLVAASTAYAQVTLNFVNADIDQVAKAIGAATGKTIIVDPRVKGQLNLVSENPVPEEQALKTLQSALRMQGFALVQDHGVLKVVPEADAKLQGVPTYVGNSPQARGDQIITQVFELHNESANNLLPVLRPLISPNNTIAAYPANNTLVVTDYADNVRRIASIIAGVDSAAGQQVAVVPLKNANAIDLAQQLSKMLDPGSIGSTDATLKVSVQADPRTNSLLLRATNAARLAAAKSIAQKLDAPSSQPGNMHVVPLRNANAVQLAKTLRGMLGKGGGGASAESNSANAFNQGGSFGTSGGGSSTSIGTSGTPPLPSSMGGGLSSGSSTLGGGSSYGGGSSAGGSFEKQGNEEENQPGGMIQADAATNSLIITASDPVYRNLRAVIDQLDARRAQVYIEALIVELNSTTAGNLGIQWQVASGNLLAGTNLSSTAGGVTSSNILGVTAGLAAPVANGGGVGSLANTLTQGLNIGWLHNLFGVQGLGALLQYFAGVSDANVLSTPNLITLDNEDAKIVVGQNVPITTGSYSNLTSSTPSSAFNTVDRVDVGLTLHVKPQITDGGILKLQIYTEDSSIVSGTQNATTNPTGPTFNKRSIQSTILADNGEVLVLGGLMQDNYQVSNSKVPLLGDIPWIGQLFRSETKQRQKTNLMVFLRPVIIADNATAQAVTENRYDYIQGVTGAYRSDNNVMRDKDDPVVPPMPQGPNQGGAVTNLFDLRQVSRQQAPAPEQPAPVAQPQSVPQQQPQMQQLPVAQPPTAQPQSVPQQQAPQQPGTAAPGASQ is encoded by the coding sequence ATGACTAGAAATCGTATGGCATTGCGTCGCATCGCCTCGGCGCTGCTGGTGGCTGGACTCGTAGCCGCAAGCACCGCATACGCGCAAGTAACGCTCAACTTCGTCAACGCCGATATCGATCAGGTGGCGAAAGCGATCGGCGCCGCGACGGGCAAAACGATCATCGTCGACCCGCGCGTCAAGGGTCAGCTCAACCTCGTTTCAGAGAATCCGGTGCCGGAAGAACAGGCACTGAAGACGCTGCAATCGGCGTTGCGCATGCAGGGCTTTGCGCTCGTGCAGGACCATGGCGTCCTGAAAGTCGTGCCCGAAGCCGACGCGAAGCTGCAGGGCGTGCCGACCTATGTCGGCAACAGCCCGCAGGCGCGCGGCGACCAGATCATCACGCAAGTATTCGAGCTGCATAACGAGTCGGCTAACAATCTGCTGCCGGTGCTGCGCCCGCTCATTTCGCCGAACAACACGATCGCAGCTTATCCGGCCAACAACACGCTTGTCGTCACCGATTACGCCGACAACGTGCGGCGTATTGCGTCGATCATCGCGGGCGTCGACAGCGCGGCCGGCCAGCAGGTCGCCGTGGTGCCGCTCAAGAACGCGAACGCGATCGACCTGGCGCAGCAGCTCTCGAAGATGCTCGACCCGGGCTCGATCGGCAGCACCGATGCGACGCTCAAAGTTTCCGTCCAGGCCGACCCGCGCACCAATTCGCTGTTGCTGCGCGCGACGAACGCCGCGCGGCTAGCCGCCGCGAAGTCGATTGCCCAAAAGCTCGACGCGCCGAGCTCCCAGCCCGGCAACATGCACGTCGTGCCGCTGCGCAATGCCAATGCCGTGCAGCTCGCGAAGACGCTGCGCGGCATGTTGGGCAAGGGCGGCGGGGGGGCGTCGGCCGAGTCGAACAGCGCGAATGCGTTCAACCAAGGCGGCTCGTTCGGCACATCGGGCGGCGGCAGCTCGACCTCGATCGGAACGTCGGGTACGCCGCCGCTGCCGTCTTCGATGGGCGGCGGCTTGTCGAGCGGCAGCAGCACGCTCGGCGGTGGCTCCTCATACGGTGGTGGTTCGAGCGCCGGCGGTTCCTTCGAAAAGCAAGGCAACGAGGAAGAAAACCAGCCCGGCGGCATGATCCAGGCCGATGCGGCGACCAACTCGCTCATCATCACCGCGTCCGACCCTGTCTATCGCAACTTGCGCGCCGTGATCGATCAGCTCGACGCGCGACGCGCGCAGGTCTATATCGAAGCGCTGATCGTCGAGCTCAATTCGACGACGGCGGGCAACCTCGGCATCCAGTGGCAGGTGGCGAGCGGCAATCTCCTCGCGGGTACCAACCTTTCGAGCACCGCGGGCGGTGTGACCAGTTCGAACATCCTCGGCGTGACGGCGGGGCTGGCCGCGCCCGTAGCGAACGGTGGCGGGGTGGGGTCGCTGGCGAACACGCTCACCCAGGGCCTGAACATCGGGTGGCTTCACAACCTATTTGGCGTGCAAGGTCTCGGCGCACTGTTGCAGTACTTCGCCGGCGTCAGCGACGCGAACGTGCTGTCGACGCCTAACCTGATCACGCTCGACAACGAAGACGCGAAGATTGTGGTCGGCCAGAACGTGCCGATCACGACGGGTTCGTACTCGAACTTGACCAGCTCCACGCCGAGTAGCGCGTTCAACACGGTCGACCGCGTCGACGTCGGCCTGACGCTGCACGTGAAGCCGCAGATCACCGACGGCGGGATCCTGAAGCTGCAGATCTATACGGAAGACTCGTCGATCGTCAGTGGCACTCAGAACGCGACCACGAACCCGACGGGCCCGACATTCAACAAGCGCTCGATCCAGTCGACGATTCTCGCGGACAACGGCGAGGTCCTGGTGCTCGGCGGCTTGATGCAGGACAACTATCAGGTGTCGAACAGCAAGGTGCCGCTCTTGGGCGACATTCCGTGGATCGGTCAGCTGTTTCGATCGGAAACCAAGCAACGCCAGAAGACTAACCTGATGGTGTTCCTGCGTCCCGTGATCATCGCCGACAACGCAACCGCGCAGGCGGTCACCGAAAACCGCTACGATTACATCCAGGGCGTGACGGGCGCGTATCGCTCCGACAATAACGTGATGCGCGACAAGGATGATCCGGTTGTGCCGCCGATGCCGCAGGGCCCGAACCAGGGTGGTGCGGTGACGAACCTGTTCGATCTCAGGCAAGTGAGCCGGCAACAGGCGCCCGCACCGGAGCAGCCGGCCCCGGTCGCGCAGCCACAAAGCGTCCCGCAGCAGCAACCGCAAATGCAGCAGCTCCCGGTCGCGCAGCCTCCGACAGCGCAACCGCAGAGCGTTCCGCAACAACAGGCGCCGCAACAGCCGGGGACGGCCGCGCCGGGAGCATCGCAGTGA